A genomic window from Brevibacillus agri includes:
- a CDS encoding LysR substrate-binding domain-containing protein — MTKVCHQAGFSPKITVETHDMQTVIELVSSGMGVSLGPRLPLAGKSVAFRALSDVSIRLEAGVAYRMDEKSELVHSFLELFFRLFPHETQS; from the coding sequence GTGACGAAGGTTTGCCACCAGGCAGGCTTTTCGCCGAAAATTACCGTCGAAACCCACGACATGCAGACGGTTATCGAGCTGGTTTCCTCGGGAATGGGGGTATCGCTTGGCCCTCGGCTTCCTTTGGCGGGCAAGTCCGTCGCCTTCCGGGCGCTCTCCGACGTGAGCATTCGCCTGGAGGCTGGCGTCGCCTACCGGATGGATGAGAAGTCCGAACTCGTCCATTCGTTTTTGGAGCTGTTTTTCCGCTTGTTCCCGCACGAAACGCAGTCATGA
- a CDS encoding peptide ABC transporter substrate-binding protein, whose product MKLQKGWKLLSTAALVAVLAVTGCSQSAAPAKTGEGTAPAAQPTGDAGGQADATARLKLNLKTEPPSLDPPKGFDSTSNEVLNATMEGLARLDKDHKPQPAMAEKWSVSEDGKTYTFTLRDSKWSNGDPVTAQDFEFAFKRIVDPNNAFPSAFLAYYIEGAEEYNKGTGTADGVKVKAVDEKTLEVHLKAPAGFFLHILTQPTFFPVNKKVVESNPKWAENASSIVTNGPFKMEDWVHDQSVKLVKNDGYWDRDSVKYAGIDWVMVNDENTQYQMYSTGQLDMIQTVPNDLKKKLIDSGEAKVESEAAIYYYRMNTEMPPFNNVNIRKAFALAIDRQTLIDNVVQGKQAPALAHVPFGFPEPEGGDFREKGGDFIKDNDIEQAKALLKKGMEEEGWTTLPPVTMTYNTSDAHKAIAQVLQEMYKKNLGVDVKLENKEWKVFLDEQRARKLQFSRSTIPADYGDPVNYLELFVTDHPGNRINYSNKEYDALVEKIRNTANETERFKLMHDAEKIFMEDMPLVPIYFSTKVFMDQPNVKGIIRHPVGTLDYKWVEIGKK is encoded by the coding sequence ATGAAGTTGCAAAAAGGATGGAAGCTGCTCAGCACAGCGGCTCTTGTCGCGGTTCTGGCCGTGACAGGTTGTAGCCAGTCGGCAGCTCCGGCTAAGACGGGAGAAGGAACTGCTCCTGCCGCCCAGCCAACAGGCGATGCGGGTGGACAAGCTGACGCGACAGCGCGGCTGAAGCTCAATCTGAAGACAGAACCACCATCCCTCGATCCGCCAAAAGGCTTCGACAGCACCTCCAATGAAGTGCTGAACGCGACGATGGAAGGTCTGGCACGTCTGGACAAAGACCACAAGCCACAGCCTGCCATGGCGGAAAAATGGTCCGTGAGCGAAGACGGGAAGACGTACACGTTTACGCTGCGCGACAGCAAATGGTCCAATGGCGATCCGGTTACTGCGCAAGACTTCGAGTTCGCCTTCAAGCGCATCGTCGACCCGAACAACGCGTTCCCGTCTGCCTTCCTCGCGTATTACATCGAGGGCGCGGAAGAGTACAACAAAGGAACCGGAACCGCAGACGGCGTGAAAGTAAAAGCGGTGGACGAAAAGACGCTGGAAGTGCATCTGAAAGCGCCGGCAGGCTTCTTCCTGCACATCCTCACGCAGCCGACTTTCTTCCCGGTGAACAAAAAAGTGGTGGAAAGCAATCCGAAATGGGCTGAGAACGCTTCGAGCATCGTGACCAACGGCCCGTTCAAAATGGAAGACTGGGTGCATGACCAGTCCGTCAAGCTGGTGAAAAACGACGGCTACTGGGATCGCGACTCCGTCAAATACGCGGGGATCGACTGGGTAATGGTCAACGACGAGAACACGCAATACCAGATGTACTCGACAGGACAGTTGGACATGATCCAGACTGTGCCGAACGACCTGAAGAAAAAGCTGATCGACTCCGGCGAAGCGAAGGTAGAATCCGAGGCAGCCATCTACTACTACCGCATGAACACCGAAATGCCGCCGTTTAACAACGTCAACATCCGCAAAGCGTTCGCCCTGGCAATCGACCGCCAGACACTGATCGACAACGTAGTCCAAGGCAAGCAGGCACCAGCACTCGCGCACGTGCCATTCGGCTTCCCTGAGCCGGAAGGCGGAGACTTCCGCGAAAAAGGCGGAGATTTCATCAAGGACAACGACATTGAACAGGCAAAAGCCCTGTTGAAAAAAGGGATGGAAGAGGAAGGCTGGACAACTTTGCCGCCTGTAACCATGACCTACAACACGAGCGACGCGCACAAAGCTATCGCGCAAGTTTTGCAAGAAATGTACAAGAAAAACCTCGGCGTAGACGTGAAGCTGGAAAACAAAGAGTGGAAAGTTTTCCTCGATGAGCAGCGCGCTCGCAAGCTGCAATTCTCCCGTTCCACCATTCCGGCCGATTACGGCGATCCGGTCAACTACCTGGAGCTGTTCGTCACCGATCACCCTGGAAACCGCATCAACTACAGCAACAAAGAGTACGACGCCCTGGTAGAAAAAATCCGCAACACCGCAAACGAAACCGAGCGCTTCAAGCTGATGCACGACGCAGAAAAAATCTTTATGGAAGACATGCCGCTTGTGCCAATCTATTTCAGCACAAAAGTATTCATGGACCAGCCGAATGTGAAAGGCATCATTCGCCATCCAGTAGGGACACTTGACTACAAATGGGTAGAGATCGGAAAGAAATAG
- a CDS encoding asparaginase → MNVVANVYRGEQVESSHLGHIAVVDFAGTLLYSFGDPHRMTYARSSMKPLQAIPVVETGAADRFGFEPADLSLCCASHSGEPRHRTRALSMLARAGQPEATLQCGTHVPRHEESYKELIREGKPLTPVFSNCSGKHSGMIATATHMGEDVTTYHLPEHPVQQRILDVVEDITGYPKEKINLGVDGCGVPVHQLPLAHYAWAFAKLAKPEVIANPERRKAVERITAAMTAHPEMVGGENRYCTDLMTAFAGRIVGKAGAESVYCLGDRQTGLGIAVKIEDGGPRAINPVVNEVLRQLGIGTDGPLEALAEYTNPPIKNMSGNVVGRIETPFLLTKTSVVLGV, encoded by the coding sequence ATGAATGTAGTTGCCAACGTGTACCGGGGGGAACAGGTGGAAAGCTCTCACCTTGGTCACATTGCGGTTGTGGATTTTGCAGGAACATTGCTTTACTCATTCGGCGATCCACACCGAATGACATATGCCCGATCGAGCATGAAGCCGTTGCAGGCGATTCCGGTTGTGGAGACGGGGGCTGCGGACCGTTTTGGATTTGAGCCAGCCGATCTGTCGCTTTGCTGCGCCTCCCACAGCGGAGAGCCGCGCCACCGCACCCGTGCGCTGTCGATGCTGGCGCGCGCAGGCCAGCCGGAAGCGACCTTGCAGTGCGGGACACACGTCCCTCGCCACGAGGAGAGCTACAAGGAGCTGATCCGGGAGGGCAAGCCGCTCACGCCGGTATTTTCCAACTGCTCCGGGAAGCACTCGGGGATGATCGCGACTGCGACGCACATGGGCGAAGATGTCACGACGTACCATCTGCCAGAGCATCCGGTGCAGCAGCGGATTCTCGATGTAGTGGAAGACATCACCGGCTATCCGAAAGAGAAGATCAATCTCGGGGTGGACGGCTGCGGCGTCCCTGTTCATCAGTTGCCGCTCGCCCACTACGCCTGGGCTTTTGCCAAGCTGGCCAAGCCAGAGGTGATCGCCAATCCGGAGCGCCGCAAAGCGGTAGAAAGAATTACCGCAGCGATGACCGCCCATCCCGAAATGGTCGGGGGCGAAAACCGCTATTGCACCGATCTGATGACCGCTTTTGCCGGGCGCATCGTCGGCAAGGCAGGCGCCGAGTCCGTCTACTGCCTGGGCGATCGCCAAACAGGTCTTGGCATCGCGGTCAAAATCGAGGATGGCGGCCCGCGCGCGATCAATCCGGTCGTGAACGAGGTTCTCCGTCAGCTCGGAATCGGCACGGACGGCCCGCTTGAAGCGCTCGCGGAATATACGAATCCGCCGATCAAAAACATGAGCGGAAACGTCGTGGGCCGAATCGAAACGCCGTTTTTGCTGACCAAAACTAGCGTGGTCTTAGGGGTATAA
- a CDS encoding immune inhibitor A domain-containing protein, which yields MKKGKKLLSILFSSSLVLSAFAAAPAAGLAKSKEDKHTLEVDLSTVNIDRLVKGLIEQGIIDEDDDQEEINEALFDYLKDKKVPHGIDNSSSFGKKAEKSQQAALSEAAKRVAEVEDQDESELRASKRVHTDNIVIALVEFPDREHNQLPKVNDTLWTKDFNEKHYRDMLFNQKGYTTPEGTSMTTMAEYYYLQSGRSWTVDGVVTPWQVAEKSYKHYGGNNSSGNDAAPRDLVEETLGAVGEAIAGKEEDYDQRDPYDLDGDGDLMEPDGMLDNLMLVHAGIGEETGEDADAIWSHRWTLKKPMEIPGTSLKAFDYMIQPEDGAPGVFAHEYGHNLGLPDLYDTSRQGHDSPVGAWSLMSSGSHTGKVFQTQPTGLDPWSKMMLQEMYGGKWISPRVVDYKDLEKKKKTFSLIDASSQEMGGKVIKLNMPQAEKEPPTQPKDGDYAYFSDEGDNLNTKMVSDVIDLTGASSASMSFDSWRAIETDYDYLYVNVIDEETGDSKTVEQFDDVTKGWDQEKISLNDFAGKKIRVEFNYVTDGGLAMPGFYLDNFEVEADGEVIFADDAEGDQKFELDGFIHFDGKGKMYDTYYLIELRSHEGVDAGLKYFRRNDTFFSYDPGMVIWYYDGRYGKTQDNNTSQHPGYGMLGVVDAHQEVRYWNNDEGNEDAIADSRYQVNDAAFSPNKTSGMNLDYIFGTMNYAPLKGVTTFDDSDDYTMPEVPEVGKILPEIGLQIKLKRVTKKFTDASVELSLKK from the coding sequence GTGAAGAAAGGCAAGAAGCTATTATCTATTTTATTTTCGTCATCGCTTGTGCTGAGCGCATTTGCGGCTGCACCTGCTGCGGGACTGGCCAAGTCGAAGGAGGACAAGCATACCTTGGAGGTGGACTTGTCCACAGTCAATATTGACCGATTGGTAAAAGGGCTGATTGAGCAAGGCATTATTGATGAGGACGACGATCAGGAAGAAATCAATGAAGCTTTGTTCGATTATCTCAAGGACAAAAAAGTGCCGCATGGCATCGACAACTCCTCGTCCTTCGGGAAAAAAGCGGAGAAGTCCCAGCAGGCAGCTTTGTCGGAGGCGGCAAAGCGGGTGGCAGAGGTCGAGGATCAGGATGAAAGCGAACTGCGCGCCTCCAAACGAGTACATACCGATAACATCGTGATCGCGCTCGTTGAATTTCCCGATCGGGAGCACAACCAGTTGCCGAAAGTGAACGACACGCTCTGGACAAAGGATTTCAACGAAAAGCACTACCGCGACATGCTTTTCAATCAAAAAGGCTATACGACGCCAGAAGGCACCAGCATGACGACGATGGCGGAGTATTACTATTTGCAATCCGGCAGAAGCTGGACGGTAGATGGAGTAGTCACTCCTTGGCAAGTGGCTGAAAAGAGCTACAAGCATTACGGCGGAAACAATTCCAGCGGCAACGACGCAGCGCCGCGCGATCTGGTCGAAGAAACGCTGGGGGCCGTAGGCGAAGCGATTGCGGGCAAAGAGGAAGACTACGACCAGCGCGACCCGTACGACCTGGATGGCGATGGCGATCTGATGGAGCCGGACGGCATGCTGGACAACCTGATGCTCGTACATGCGGGCATCGGCGAAGAGACGGGCGAGGACGCAGACGCGATCTGGTCGCACCGTTGGACGTTGAAAAAGCCGATGGAAATCCCGGGCACCAGCCTGAAAGCTTTCGACTATATGATTCAGCCGGAAGACGGCGCACCTGGCGTTTTCGCGCACGAATACGGACACAACCTCGGATTGCCGGACTTGTATGACACGTCCAGGCAAGGGCACGACTCGCCAGTAGGTGCGTGGTCCTTGATGTCTTCCGGTAGCCACACGGGTAAAGTTTTCCAAACGCAACCAACCGGACTGGATCCATGGTCCAAGATGATGCTGCAAGAAATGTACGGCGGAAAATGGATTTCTCCGCGCGTCGTCGATTATAAAGATTTGGAAAAGAAAAAGAAGACGTTCAGCCTGATCGACGCTTCCAGCCAGGAGATGGGCGGAAAAGTTATCAAGCTCAACATGCCGCAGGCTGAAAAAGAACCGCCGACTCAGCCGAAAGACGGGGATTACGCCTACTTCTCCGATGAAGGCGACAACCTGAATACGAAAATGGTGTCGGACGTAATCGACCTGACCGGGGCCAGCTCGGCGTCCATGAGCTTTGACTCGTGGAGAGCGATTGAAACCGACTACGACTACCTGTACGTCAACGTGATTGATGAAGAGACAGGGGATAGCAAAACCGTCGAGCAGTTCGACGATGTCACCAAAGGCTGGGATCAGGAAAAAATCAGCCTGAACGATTTTGCTGGCAAGAAAATTCGCGTGGAGTTCAACTACGTGACGGATGGCGGCTTGGCGATGCCTGGCTTCTACCTCGACAACTTTGAAGTGGAAGCGGATGGCGAAGTCATTTTCGCCGACGATGCCGAGGGCGACCAGAAGTTCGAACTGGATGGCTTCATCCACTTCGATGGCAAAGGAAAAATGTACGACACGTACTACCTGATCGAGCTGCGCTCCCATGAAGGCGTGGACGCCGGACTGAAGTATTTCCGCCGCAACGACACGTTCTTCTCTTACGACCCAGGCATGGTGATCTGGTACTACGACGGCCGCTATGGCAAAACGCAAGACAACAACACAAGCCAGCATCCAGGCTACGGCATGCTCGGCGTAGTCGATGCGCATCAGGAAGTGCGCTACTGGAACAACGACGAAGGAAACGAAGACGCGATTGCAGATTCCCGCTACCAGGTGAACGACGCGGCATTCAGCCCGAACAAAACGTCTGGCATGAACCTCGACTACATTTTCGGTACGATGAATTACGCGCCGCTCAAAGGTGTCACTACATTTGACGACAGCGACGATTACACGATGCCGGAAGTGCCGGAGGTCGGAAAAATCCTTCCGGAAATCGGGCTGCAAATCAAATTGAAGCGGGTAACGAAAAAGTTCACGGACGCATCGGTTGAACTGTCCTTGAAAAAATAA
- a CDS encoding GDP-mannose 4,6-dehydratase, producing MKTAFLTGVTGQDGAYLAKFLLEKGYRVVGLVPRRSTVDRWRLEYLGIADEVEYKDGDILDLASLTRALKTTKPDEVYHLAAQSFVGSSWEQPILTAQSTGMGVLHVLEAIRETNPAIKMYQASSSELYGLIQEPQQSEQTPFYPRSPYAVSKLFGYWMTKNYRESFQMYSCNGILFNHESPLRGLEFVTRKVTHAVARIVANKQKELRLGNIQAKRDWGFAGDFVEAMWLMLQQEKPDDYVIATGKTSTVEDMCKIAFDYVGLNYQDYLVIDPDLYRPAEVDVLLGNPEKAKRKLGWAPKTKLAELIHMMVEADLQRVAKA from the coding sequence ATGAAAACCGCTTTCCTTACAGGAGTCACCGGGCAGGATGGCGCGTATTTGGCAAAATTTTTGCTGGAGAAAGGCTATCGCGTGGTCGGACTGGTACCGCGCCGCAGCACCGTGGACCGCTGGCGGCTGGAGTATTTGGGCATCGCCGACGAGGTGGAGTACAAGGACGGCGACATTTTGGATCTGGCGTCCCTGACGAGGGCGCTCAAGACGACGAAGCCTGACGAAGTGTACCACTTGGCGGCGCAAAGCTTTGTCGGCTCCTCGTGGGAGCAGCCGATTTTGACGGCGCAGTCGACCGGGATGGGGGTTTTGCACGTCCTGGAGGCGATCCGCGAGACGAATCCGGCAATCAAAATGTACCAGGCCTCCTCCAGCGAGCTGTACGGGCTGATCCAGGAGCCGCAACAATCGGAGCAAACGCCTTTTTATCCGCGCAGTCCGTACGCCGTATCCAAGCTGTTCGGGTACTGGATGACGAAAAACTATCGCGAAAGCTTCCAAATGTACAGTTGCAACGGCATTTTGTTCAACCATGAGTCGCCTTTGCGCGGGCTTGAGTTCGTAACCCGAAAAGTGACGCACGCCGTCGCCCGCATCGTCGCGAACAAGCAAAAAGAGCTGCGGCTGGGCAACATCCAGGCGAAGCGCGACTGGGGCTTTGCAGGCGATTTCGTAGAGGCGATGTGGCTCATGCTGCAACAGGAGAAGCCGGACGACTACGTCATTGCGACCGGAAAAACATCGACGGTCGAGGACATGTGCAAAATCGCCTTTGACTACGTCGGGCTGAACTATCAGGATTATTTGGTGATTGATCCAGACCTGTACCGCCCGGCAGAAGTCGACGTCCTGTTGGGCAATCCGGAAAAAGCGAAGCGCAAGCTGGGCTGGGCACCGAAGACAAAGCTGGCCGAGCTGATTCACATGATGGTCGAGGCCGATCTGCAGCGAGTGGCAAAAGCGTAA
- a CDS encoding phospho-sugar mutase translates to MTTDWRVHYTRWNEYSDLEPELRRQLEQLAGDEKKLEDCFYKPIAFGTGGMRGVMGPGINRINVYTIRKATAGLALHLLEQGTDPAAQKVAIAYDSRADSYTFALETAKVLGHYGLTACLFEQLCPTPLLSFAVRHLGASAGVVITASHNPPEYNGYKIYGADGGQIPPEAAARIFAKIEEAGDELRIGTSEVSALINNGLLQMIGDEVFAAYMACQKQLRLPAAELALRTHQPRIVFSPLHGTTLAPITQGLQAFGFTQVKVVSEQAKPDPLFPTVATPNPEEPESFRLALMQARKKGADLIICTDPDGDRLGVAIRTGPNQHLILNGNQTGVLLLDYLLSQEKQAGTLPAQAAVVKTVVTSEMVRAIASDYGVATIDTLTGFKYIGEKIHEFAQSGAHAFLFGLEESCGYLRGEFVRDKDAVQAAFLLADACACQLAQGSSLHRRLQELYETYGYFREDLVSITYPGIDGLETMTAILAALRSKPMASVAGHRVSSIDDYLHGKRWLSATNESEPLPLPASDGLKYTLGEHGWFCIRPSGTEPKIKLYFGVKDTSEKAALQSLADIKKAVLAYLEQLLPA, encoded by the coding sequence ATGACAACAGATTGGCGGGTACATTATACACGCTGGAACGAATATTCAGACCTGGAACCTGAGCTTCGCCGCCAGCTCGAACAGTTGGCAGGCGACGAAAAAAAGCTGGAGGACTGCTTTTACAAGCCGATTGCCTTCGGAACGGGTGGCATGCGCGGTGTCATGGGTCCGGGAATCAACCGGATCAACGTGTACACGATCCGCAAAGCTACCGCTGGTCTTGCCCTGCACCTGCTTGAACAAGGGACAGACCCGGCCGCGCAAAAGGTGGCGATTGCCTATGACTCGCGCGCCGATTCGTACACATTCGCCCTGGAGACGGCAAAAGTGCTCGGCCATTACGGCCTGACAGCCTGCCTGTTCGAGCAACTGTGCCCGACGCCGCTGCTCTCGTTTGCTGTACGCCACCTGGGAGCGAGCGCAGGGGTCGTCATCACGGCGAGTCACAATCCGCCCGAATACAACGGCTACAAAATTTACGGAGCGGACGGGGGCCAAATCCCGCCGGAAGCAGCGGCGCGGATTTTTGCCAAAATCGAGGAGGCCGGAGACGAACTGCGAATCGGCACGAGCGAAGTGAGTGCGCTCATCAACAACGGCCTGCTGCAGATGATCGGGGACGAAGTGTTTGCCGCCTACATGGCCTGTCAAAAACAGTTGCGCCTCCCCGCCGCCGAGCTTGCCCTCCGCACGCACCAGCCGCGAATCGTCTTTTCCCCCCTGCACGGCACGACCCTCGCGCCGATCACGCAAGGCTTGCAGGCCTTTGGCTTTACGCAGGTCAAAGTCGTCTCGGAGCAAGCTAAGCCTGATCCGCTGTTTCCCACGGTCGCCACGCCCAATCCGGAAGAGCCGGAAAGCTTCCGGCTGGCGCTGATGCAGGCACGCAAAAAAGGCGCAGACCTCATCATCTGCACCGATCCCGATGGAGACAGGCTGGGGGTGGCGATCCGGACAGGGCCGAACCAGCATCTCATCCTGAACGGAAATCAGACAGGCGTCTTGCTGCTCGACTATCTTTTGTCGCAAGAAAAGCAGGCGGGGACGCTGCCGGCCCAGGCTGCCGTCGTGAAAACCGTCGTCACCTCGGAAATGGTTCGGGCGATCGCCTCCGACTACGGAGTCGCCACAATAGATACGTTGACCGGGTTCAAATACATCGGCGAAAAAATTCACGAGTTCGCGCAAAGCGGCGCGCATGCGTTTTTGTTTGGGCTGGAGGAAAGCTGCGGCTACTTGCGCGGCGAATTTGTCCGGGACAAAGACGCGGTGCAGGCAGCCTTTTTGCTGGCGGACGCGTGTGCCTGTCAGCTCGCGCAAGGCTCCAGCCTGCATCGGCGTTTGCAGGAGCTGTACGAAACGTACGGCTACTTCCGGGAGGACCTCGTCTCCATCACATATCCGGGCATAGACGGATTGGAGACGATGACCGCCATCCTCGCCGCTCTGCGCAGCAAGCCGATGGCCTCTGTCGCAGGACATCGCGTCAGCTCGATCGACGACTATTTGCACGGCAAGCGCTGGCTGTCGGCGACGAACGAATCGGAGCCTTTGCCCTTGCCCGCAAGCGATGGCTTGAAGTACACCCTGGGCGAGCACGGCTGGTTTTGCATCCGCCCCTCTGGCACGGAGCCGAAAATCAAGCTTTATTTTGGCGTGAAAGACACATCAGAGAAAGCTGCGCTGCAATCGCTGGCGGACATCAAAAAAGCGGTTCTTGCCTATCTCGAGCAGCTTTTGCCCGCCTAG
- a CDS encoding sigma-54 interaction domain-containing protein produces MAKKTITFVAKMDEFLQSVVSQCHELGISEDIHVEAIRVDQLPFRPITPGALVVVSTKSIVPLVEPYLPGDSGILIAKRMLPYHNLRGMLEIPKGVKVLLVSDTKETAEENVDLLRASGMDFELYPYYPGAEYPADIEIAVTPGEAEHVPPNIRKVVDIGFRIIDLSTWMAIYSHFDSGNFQKVTARAMQSLVYITKELNNEIQHAHLLSKYLEAIVNRIEDAIIAFDEKERIRFINQKAIESLHLEGRQAVGERAADCLPSDFYELIRQCEENEDVLVDWANKTYFFRKMHIVMEGSFLGSLLLFRKAAEIEKLEHDYRLRLYSKGLVAKYQFEDIYGESPSVQKVIQIAKKIARSNSTVLLLGETGTGKELLAQAIHNASPRRREPFVGVNFAAISESLLESELFGYEEGAFTGARKGGHIGWFELAHKGTIFLDEIGDASGAIQNRLLRVLQERQIMRVGGSKVIPTDIRVVAATNQDLQKMVAEGSFRADLYYRLNILPIHLPPLRKRREDIPWLVQQFVKKYSLDLRRPPFTLTREAMKALVEYDWPGNIRELENVIEYLAHVVEEEAYVHHLPFLSEVPEVPLATDGLEEWFEPIRAEYARRGFLQEIIAILQELGAGSGGRYSLMEQLGERGVALSSQQLRYRLKLMQQDELIHVGKGRQGSQISAKGESFLAFLQQRKAGGQK; encoded by the coding sequence ATGGCGAAAAAAACGATTACGTTTGTTGCGAAAATGGACGAGTTTCTGCAATCCGTCGTCAGTCAATGCCACGAATTGGGGATATCTGAAGACATCCATGTGGAAGCGATCCGCGTCGATCAGCTTCCGTTTCGACCGATTACACCGGGGGCTTTGGTGGTGGTGTCCACGAAAAGCATCGTGCCGCTGGTAGAACCGTACCTGCCTGGCGATTCCGGCATTCTCATCGCCAAGCGCATGCTGCCGTATCACAATTTGCGCGGCATGCTGGAAATTCCGAAGGGAGTCAAGGTGCTTCTGGTCAGCGATACGAAGGAAACCGCCGAGGAAAACGTGGATTTGCTGCGGGCGTCGGGTATGGATTTCGAGCTGTACCCGTATTACCCGGGGGCGGAATACCCGGCAGATATCGAAATCGCGGTCACGCCTGGCGAAGCGGAGCACGTCCCGCCGAACATCCGCAAAGTGGTCGACATCGGGTTCCGGATTATTGACCTGTCCACCTGGATGGCCATCTACTCGCATTTTGACAGTGGAAATTTCCAAAAGGTGACGGCGCGAGCCATGCAATCTTTGGTCTACATCACGAAAGAGCTGAACAACGAGATTCAGCACGCGCACCTTTTGAGCAAATACTTGGAAGCGATCGTCAACCGGATCGAGGATGCGATCATCGCTTTTGATGAAAAGGAACGGATTCGCTTCATCAATCAAAAAGCGATCGAGTCGCTGCACCTGGAAGGCAGGCAAGCGGTAGGAGAGCGCGCAGCCGACTGTCTTCCGTCTGACTTTTACGAGCTGATCCGGCAGTGTGAAGAAAACGAGGACGTGCTGGTAGATTGGGCGAACAAAACCTACTTTTTCCGCAAGATGCACATTGTCATGGAGGGCAGCTTTTTAGGGAGCCTGCTCTTGTTCCGCAAAGCGGCGGAAATCGAAAAGCTGGAGCACGATTACCGCCTGCGCCTGTACAGCAAAGGGCTGGTTGCCAAATACCAGTTCGAGGATATTTACGGCGAGAGCCCCTCTGTGCAAAAGGTGATCCAGATCGCCAAAAAAATTGCCCGGAGCAATTCGACGGTGCTTTTGCTCGGCGAGACGGGAACCGGAAAGGAATTGCTCGCCCAGGCTATCCACAACGCCTCCCCGCGCAGGCGCGAACCGTTTGTCGGCGTCAACTTCGCGGCGATTTCCGAATCGCTTTTGGAAAGCGAGCTGTTCGGCTACGAGGAAGGAGCGTTTACGGGGGCGCGAAAAGGCGGCCATATCGGCTGGTTTGAGCTGGCCCACAAAGGAACGATTTTTCTCGATGAGATTGGCGATGCCAGCGGAGCGATTCAAAATCGGCTGCTGCGGGTGTTGCAGGAGCGCCAGATCATGCGCGTCGGAGGCAGCAAAGTCATTCCGACGGACATTCGCGTCGTCGCAGCCACCAACCAGGACTTGCAGAAAATGGTGGCGGAAGGCTCCTTCCGCGCGGATTTGTACTACCGGCTGAACATCTTGCCGATTCATTTGCCGCCGCTGCGCAAGCGCAGGGAGGACATCCCGTGGCTGGTGCAGCAGTTTGTGAAAAAATACTCGCTCGACTTGCGGCGCCCGCCGTTCACCCTGACGCGCGAAGCGATGAAGGCGCTGGTGGAGTACGATTGGCCCGGCAACATTCGCGAGCTGGAAAACGTCATCGAGTATTTGGCGCATGTCGTCGAGGAAGAAGCGTATGTGCATCATTTGCCGTTTTTAAGCGAAGTGCCGGAAGTGCCGCTGGCAACAGACGGGCTGGAGGAATGGTTCGAGCCGATACGCGCCGAGTACGCGCGGCGAGGCTTTTTGCAGGAGATCATCGCGATTTTGCAGGAGCTGGGAGCGGGCAGCGGCGGCCGTTACTCCTTGATGGAGCAGCTTGGCGAGCGCGGTGTGGCGCTTTCGTCGCAACAGCTTCGCTACCGCTTGAAGCTCATGCAGCAAGACGAGCTGATCCATGTAGGAAAAGGAAGGCAGGGAAGCCAGATTTCCGCCAAGGGCGAATCGTTTCTGGCCTTCCTGCAGCAGAGGAAAGCAGGTGGACAAAAATGA
- a CDS encoding CotH kinase family protein, whose amino-acid sequence MFQGAREFHLNAEYVDPSYIRNKLSFDFFTKIGSYAPRAEHVLLYLNGECIGIYLKLEAVDDIFLADRGLPAGPIYYAVNANANFSLLRHKTTEAKAALEAGYQRKLGTEADDGYLRELIFRINATPQALFAHIIKKWLDIPQYLRWLAGAVCTQNLDGFVHSYALYRHAENKRFFIIPWDYDATWGRNVNGRVLAPENLRVQGFNTLTARLLDVPAFRTQYVRLLQDILDTTFTVEHLRPHILALHDALRPYVSMDPYKQDVLATFATEPAFICAFIEERNQFLRQSLKTFQHPRSG is encoded by the coding sequence TTGTTCCAAGGCGCGCGCGAGTTCCACCTCAACGCCGAATACGTCGACCCGTCCTACATTCGCAACAAGCTTTCGTTCGATTTCTTTACCAAAATCGGTTCGTACGCGCCGCGGGCCGAGCACGTCCTGCTCTATCTCAATGGCGAATGCATCGGAATCTATCTCAAACTCGAAGCAGTAGATGATATTTTCCTAGCGGACCGCGGCCTGCCCGCTGGTCCCATCTACTACGCGGTGAACGCCAATGCGAATTTCTCCCTGCTCCGCCACAAGACCACCGAGGCAAAAGCAGCGCTGGAAGCCGGGTATCAGCGGAAGCTGGGCACGGAAGCAGACGACGGTTATTTGCGCGAGCTCATTTTCCGCATTAACGCCACACCGCAAGCCTTGTTTGCTCACATCATCAAAAAGTGGCTCGACATCCCGCAATATTTGCGCTGGCTAGCCGGAGCAGTCTGCACGCAAAATCTCGACGGCTTCGTCCACAGCTACGCGTTGTACAGACACGCGGAAAACAAACGGTTTTTCATCATCCCCTGGGACTACGACGCGACATGGGGACGCAATGTGAACGGACGTGTGCTCGCTCCGGAAAATTTGCGCGTCCAAGGCTTCAACACGCTGACGGCGCGCCTTTTGGATGTCCCGGCGTTTCGCACGCAGTATGTCCGGCTGCTCCAGGACATCCTCGACACGACCTTTACCGTCGAACATTTGCGGCCGCATATTCTCGCCCTGCACGACGCCTTGCGCCCCTACGTCTCCATGGACCCATACAAACAAGACGTCCTCGCCACCTTCGCCACTGAGCCTGCGTTTATTTGCGCCTTCATCGAGGAGCGCAACCAGTTTTTGCGCCAAAGCCTGAAAACCTTTCAGCATCCGCGCTCCGGCTGA